In Candidatus Cohnella colombiensis, one DNA window encodes the following:
- a CDS encoding acyltransferase — protein sequence MERRSKLLEIDLVRGIAILGVMMVHSTSNATIAMKESGLYGVYNFFNIFSKIGTTSFIFLSSFVLFYNYFPQPITGARMKKFYSRRLLLVVVPYIVFSALYFLYTWKMNGKPWDLEQLLPTFWDRLITGKAYTHLYFVFINIQLYLLFPILLFLFKRYRWLAASAIFVGVALQWAFFLYNREYWQIPNRASWAPTYFGQYFLGAWLGIYFDQIKSWIIISKENFSKSRLAAWIVLWGVWLTAGLTDVTNYYYSRLDKTYIYTNFDRDLFWDIYTMLTPIVLMQLAFLVGGAMNRSFGLKLLRHLGMVSFGVYLLHPFVLLIYRKFPPQGGSMLVHHLWYLGGYLCAVIISWVIVTVVSKLFKSSWILFGNVPGQLAGGSKKKEKVDVPA from the coding sequence ATGGAACGTCGTTCGAAATTACTTGAGATTGATCTCGTGCGTGGGATCGCTATTCTGGGTGTGATGATGGTCCACTCCACATCGAATGCAACGATCGCAATGAAAGAATCAGGTCTATACGGAGTTTATAACTTTTTTAATATATTTAGTAAGATCGGGACAACCTCGTTTATTTTTTTGAGTAGTTTCGTCCTTTTCTATAACTACTTCCCACAACCGATTACGGGAGCGCGCATGAAGAAATTTTACAGTCGTCGACTGTTGCTCGTTGTTGTTCCGTATATTGTGTTTTCAGCGCTATACTTTTTGTATACGTGGAAAATGAATGGTAAGCCGTGGGATTTGGAGCAGTTGCTTCCGACTTTTTGGGATCGGCTAATAACCGGTAAAGCTTATACCCATCTCTACTTTGTATTTATTAACATTCAATTATATTTATTGTTTCCAATCCTGCTTTTCCTATTCAAGCGCTATCGTTGGCTCGCAGCTTCTGCGATCTTCGTCGGTGTCGCTTTGCAATGGGCATTCTTCCTATATAATAGAGAATACTGGCAGATTCCCAATCGTGCGAGCTGGGCACCAACTTACTTCGGTCAATACTTTCTTGGTGCGTGGTTAGGCATTTATTTTGACCAAATAAAATCGTGGATCATCATCTCGAAAGAAAACTTTTCAAAATCGCGTTTGGCAGCTTGGATCGTGCTATGGGGTGTATGGTTGACCGCAGGTTTAACGGATGTAACTAACTATTATTACTCCAGGCTAGATAAAACTTACATCTATACGAACTTTGATCGAGATTTATTCTGGGATATCTATACGATGCTAACTCCGATTGTGTTGATGCAGCTTGCATTTCTCGTTGGAGGGGCAATGAACCGTTCCTTTGGTCTTAAGCTGCTTAGACATCTAGGGATGGTATCGTTCGGTGTGTATCTTCTTCATCCATTTGTGCTACTCATCTATCGTAAATTCCCGCCACAGGGAGGCAGTATGCTCGTACATCACCTCTGGTATCTCGGAGGCTACTTGTGCGCGGTGATCATTTCCTGGGTCATTGTAACGGTTGTTAGCAAGCTGTTTAAGTCATCTTGGATTTTGTTCGGTAATGTGCCGGGACAACTTGCTGGCGGAAGTAAGAAAAAAGAGAAAGTAGATGTACCAGCGTAA
- a CDS encoding ComF family protein: protein MLNKLTALFASIEQRCPLCGGRPQHNGMNTVPIAIEHPAPRKVLEQLCKSCLSQIPWIAKPICNICGRHERCEDCVRRATRYVELCRCAVKYDDRMREWLALYKYRGQERLEALLAAMLAFAFERLCASVCQRPVYFQAITCVPLASERLRERGFNQAERMAIHLSHWYGIPYRPMLYRQRHTEKQSLKSRRSRVEDMSGLFSPIQKVNNLERIILLDDIYTTGSTMNECARVLSEGDGGRKNTQIYGISWARS, encoded by the coding sequence ATGTTGAACAAGCTTACTGCATTATTCGCTTCAATTGAGCAACGTTGTCCACTTTGTGGCGGAAGACCCCAACACAATGGTATGAATACGGTTCCAATTGCGATTGAACATCCAGCCCCTCGAAAAGTGTTGGAGCAGCTATGTAAGTCTTGCTTGTCACAAATTCCGTGGATTGCTAAACCGATTTGCAACATTTGCGGTCGACATGAACGATGCGAAGATTGTGTGAGACGGGCGACTCGGTATGTTGAACTTTGCCGATGTGCTGTAAAGTACGATGATCGTATGCGTGAGTGGCTGGCATTATACAAGTACAGAGGACAAGAAAGGTTAGAAGCACTGCTAGCTGCGATGCTCGCTTTCGCATTTGAGCGGTTATGTGCTTCTGTATGTCAAAGACCGGTTTATTTTCAAGCGATAACTTGCGTTCCATTAGCATCGGAGCGATTGCGTGAGCGCGGATTCAACCAAGCGGAACGAATGGCGATCCATCTATCTCATTGGTATGGTATCCCTTATCGACCCATGTTGTATAGACAACGTCATACCGAAAAACAAAGCTTGAAAAGTCGTCGCAGTCGAGTGGAGGATATGAGCGGATTATTTTCACCCATTCAGAAAGTAAATAACTTAGAAAGAATCATTCTGCTAGATGACATTTATACGACGGGAAGTACGATGAATGAGTGCGCACGTGTGCTGAGTGAAGGGGATGGTGGTCGAAAGAATACACAAATCTATGGGATATCGTGGGCGAGATCTTAG
- the flgM gene encoding flagellar biosynthesis anti-sigma factor FlgM — protein sequence MKINDTQRIGAYRSYQQQNDNRVSGATSKHRKDEVQISAEAMELLGSQRAEDPGRAARLESLKNEVSTGTYHVEAGELAEKLLPFIR from the coding sequence ATGAAGATTAATGATACACAGAGGATCGGCGCTTATCGTAGTTATCAACAACAGAATGATAATCGCGTTTCTGGTGCAACGAGCAAGCATCGTAAGGATGAGGTTCAGATCTCAGCCGAAGCGATGGAACTGCTCGGCTCGCAACGTGCTGAGGATCCGGGTCGGGCTGCACGCTTGGAGTCATTGAAGAATGAAGTTTCTACTGGAACTTACCATGTGGAAGCGGGAGAACTAGCGGAGAAGCTGCTTCCGTTCATCCGATAG
- a CDS encoding flagellar protein, protein MDLVYCPRCGKLFARHFREVCNNCFQELEKDYERCVEYLRQHRGLNIQQLSDETEISIKQITRWIKEGRISLMNAPNMSYPCEMCGTLIREGHMCEGCKTKLQRDYKNAQSGKGPLHVNPDESRLGTYQKNDRPPDRKL, encoded by the coding sequence ATGGATTTGGTCTATTGTCCACGCTGTGGCAAGCTATTTGCTAGACATTTTCGCGAAGTATGTAACAATTGCTTTCAGGAGCTAGAGAAAGATTACGAGAGATGTGTTGAATATTTAAGACAGCATCGTGGGCTTAATATACAACAACTCTCAGATGAAACGGAGATTTCGATTAAGCAAATCACCCGTTGGATTAAAGAAGGGCGAATTTCGCTTATGAATGCACCCAATATGTCGTATCCGTGCGAAATGTGTGGCACGCTGATCCGCGAAGGGCACATGTGCGAGGGGTGTAAGACGAAACTACAGCGTGACTACAAGAACGCACAGTCGGGCAAAGGTCCTCTGCATGTTAATCCCGATGAGTCTAGGCTGGGCACTTACCAGAAGAATGACAGACCACCAGATCGCAAATTATAA